Proteins from one Catenuloplanes atrovinosus genomic window:
- a CDS encoding ATP-binding protein, whose amino-acid sequence MSAKDHLPSGLVTFLFTDIEGSTRLAQMLGAGYRPVLEEHRRLLRDIIAAHRGTELFTEGDSFFVAFADASDAVAACLAAQRALAGHPWPTPGAAPKVRMGLHSGYATPVGREYASPEVHRAARVAAAAHGGQVLCSAATARLAAAIPPDASLLDLGLHRLRGFDGRERLFQLVAPGLETDFPRPRTEAAAHNLPHQATTFVGRGAECIELATLVETHRLVTVVGPGGAGKSRLAVETAGGLVERFPDGVWYVDVAPVTDSGLVAFAVAAVLGLRPEPGRPILDTLIESAANRRMLLVLDTGDAQLAAAAEVISSLLAGGTAATVLATSREPFRVAGEVVWRIPPLSVQPGPGGAPSDAVALLLDRTSLARGGRAPSPAEVTHLTRVAGRLNGLPLAIELAAARLRLLSASQLAERLDDLLGALDAGSGDTDATVAIGPAARAASAASRNRTMQATVTWSYRTLGPRAARLLRWLSVFAGPVDLPTVEWVLKDDPLDPLAVLVDKSMVQVEPHASGTLYRILDPIKAYGARRLADAGEEHFARDQHVEWCTQALQRAHLDQGGAPITLSLYALDPLADEVRAALRWTSTGGSARSGLHLAQGLDQWWRERGLAREGRLWLFRMYGRMAETGEPIPDAELALAYHMHSLHAGADGESAEEQRFAQRAELHARRSGDPGLLVRVLSTRGGPLIFQGQYAEAERQVCEIIEWATANGVPGDALYAIYSLAELLWRRGALDEAAELLGAARNVEAGRPLERGRRGVDMLLGMIALGRGDLVAAHEHLVVALRSRMGHGFHRRACDTINAMAVRCAMGGDPVTAARLFGATAAMRSSLRSTPGIFANYWTEHQQFVRAVIGDDAFDRAYAEGNDLSLPEAAAAALAIEHPDLSSDTGRFIDSGRLLDLDTRTIELPPGRRP is encoded by the coding sequence GTGTCGGCAAAGGATCACCTGCCAAGCGGCCTGGTGACGTTCTTGTTCACCGACATCGAGGGTTCAACGCGGTTGGCCCAGATGCTCGGTGCGGGATACCGGCCGGTGCTCGAAGAGCATCGGCGACTGCTGCGCGACATCATCGCGGCACACCGTGGCACCGAGCTGTTCACGGAGGGTGACTCCTTCTTCGTCGCGTTCGCCGACGCCTCCGACGCGGTCGCCGCCTGCCTGGCCGCCCAGCGCGCGCTCGCCGGCCACCCGTGGCCCACGCCCGGCGCCGCGCCCAAGGTCCGGATGGGCCTGCACTCCGGGTACGCCACCCCGGTCGGCCGCGAGTACGCCAGCCCCGAGGTGCACCGCGCCGCCCGGGTCGCCGCCGCCGCGCACGGTGGCCAGGTGCTCTGCTCGGCCGCGACCGCCCGCCTGGCCGCCGCGATACCGCCCGACGCGTCCCTGCTCGACCTCGGCCTGCACCGGCTGCGCGGGTTCGACGGACGCGAGCGGCTGTTCCAGCTGGTCGCGCCCGGGCTGGAGACCGACTTCCCGCGCCCGCGCACCGAGGCGGCCGCGCACAACCTGCCGCACCAGGCGACCACGTTCGTCGGCCGCGGCGCCGAGTGCATCGAGCTGGCCACGCTGGTCGAGACGCACCGCCTGGTCACGGTGGTCGGCCCGGGCGGCGCGGGCAAGAGCCGGCTCGCCGTCGAGACCGCCGGCGGCCTGGTCGAGCGTTTCCCGGACGGCGTCTGGTACGTCGACGTCGCGCCGGTCACCGACTCCGGGCTGGTCGCGTTCGCGGTCGCGGCCGTGCTCGGCCTGCGCCCCGAGCCGGGCCGCCCGATCCTGGACACGCTGATCGAGTCCGCGGCTAACCGGCGCATGCTGCTGGTGCTGGACACCGGCGACGCGCAGCTCGCCGCCGCGGCCGAGGTGATCTCCTCGCTGCTCGCCGGCGGCACCGCCGCGACGGTGCTGGCCACCAGCCGGGAGCCGTTCCGGGTGGCCGGCGAGGTGGTCTGGCGCATCCCGCCGCTGTCCGTGCAGCCCGGCCCCGGCGGCGCGCCGTCCGACGCGGTCGCGCTGCTGTTGGACCGCACGTCCCTGGCCCGCGGCGGGCGCGCGCCCAGCCCCGCCGAGGTCACCCACCTCACCCGGGTGGCCGGGCGGCTCAACGGGCTGCCGCTCGCCATCGAGCTGGCCGCCGCGCGCCTGCGCCTGCTGTCCGCCAGCCAGCTCGCGGAACGACTCGACGACCTGCTCGGCGCGCTCGACGCCGGCTCCGGTGACACGGACGCCACGGTCGCGATCGGCCCGGCCGCACGCGCCGCGTCCGCCGCCTCGCGCAACCGGACCATGCAGGCCACGGTCACCTGGTCGTACCGGACGCTCGGCCCGCGCGCCGCCCGCCTGCTGCGCTGGCTGTCGGTCTTCGCCGGCCCGGTCGACCTGCCCACGGTCGAGTGGGTCCTCAAGGACGACCCGCTCGACCCGCTGGCGGTGCTGGTCGACAAGTCGATGGTGCAGGTCGAGCCGCACGCGTCCGGCACGCTCTACCGGATTCTCGACCCGATCAAGGCGTACGGCGCCCGCCGCCTCGCCGACGCCGGCGAGGAGCACTTCGCCCGCGACCAGCACGTCGAGTGGTGCACCCAGGCACTCCAGCGCGCCCACCTCGACCAGGGCGGCGCCCCGATCACGCTGTCGCTGTACGCGCTGGACCCGCTGGCCGACGAGGTCCGGGCCGCGCTGCGCTGGACGTCGACCGGCGGCAGCGCCCGATCCGGCCTGCACCTCGCGCAGGGCCTGGACCAGTGGTGGCGCGAGCGCGGACTCGCCCGTGAGGGCCGGCTGTGGCTGTTCCGGATGTACGGCAGGATGGCCGAGACCGGCGAGCCGATCCCGGACGCGGAGCTGGCCCTGGCGTACCACATGCACTCGCTGCACGCCGGCGCCGACGGTGAGTCCGCCGAGGAGCAGCGCTTCGCCCAGCGCGCCGAGCTGCACGCCCGCCGCTCCGGCGACCCCGGCCTGCTGGTCCGCGTGCTCTCCACCCGCGGCGGCCCGCTGATCTTCCAGGGTCAGTACGCCGAGGCCGAGCGCCAGGTCTGCGAGATCATCGAGTGGGCCACCGCGAACGGCGTGCCCGGCGACGCGCTCTACGCCATCTACAGCCTCGCCGAGCTCCTCTGGCGCCGCGGCGCGCTGGACGAGGCCGCCGAGCTGCTCGGCGCCGCCCGCAACGTCGAGGCCGGCCGTCCCCTGGAGCGCGGCCGGCGCGGCGTCGACATGCTGCTCGGCATGATCGCGCTCGGCCGCGGTGACCTGGTCGCCGCGCACGAGCACCTGGTCGTCGCGCTCCGCTCCCGGATGGGCCACGGTTTCCACCGCCGCGCCTGCGACACGATCAACGCGATGGCCGTCCGCTGCGCCATGGGCGGCGACCCGGTCACCGCCGCCCGCCTCTTCGGCGCCACCGCCGCGATGCGCTCCTCGCTGCGCAGCACCCCCGGCATCTTCGCCAACTACTGGACCGAGCACCAGCAGTTCGTCCGCGCCGTCATCGGCGACGACGCCTTCGACCGCGCCTACGCCGAGGGCAACGACCTCTCCCTCCCCGAGGCCGCGGCCGCCGCGCTCGCCATCGAGCACCCCGACCTCAGCTCCGACACCGGCCGATTCATCGACTCCGGCCGCCTCCTCGACCTCGACACCCGCACCATCGAACTCCCGCCCGGCCGCCGCCCCTGA
- a CDS encoding FmdB family zinc ribbon protein, with amino-acid sequence MPRYDFRCRACGATFEVNRSMTAAADPAPCPDGHDDTVKLLSTVAVTGRGGPVPAPSGGGGCCGGACGCG; translated from the coding sequence ATGCCACGCTACGACTTCCGCTGCCGCGCCTGCGGCGCGACCTTCGAGGTCAACCGCTCGATGACCGCGGCCGCCGACCCCGCTCCGTGTCCGGACGGGCACGACGACACCGTGAAATTGCTCTCCACCGTCGCGGTCACCGGCCGGGGCGGACCGGTGCCGGCACCGTCCGGCGGCGGCGGTTGCTGCGGCGGCGCCTGCGGTTGCGGATAA
- a CDS encoding 2-oxoacid:ferredoxin oxidoreductase subunit beta, translating into MAELLKLTAKDFKSDQEVRWCPGCGDYAILAAVQGFMPELNIPRERIVFISGIGCSSRFPYYMNTYGMHSIHGRAPAIATGLAATRPDLSIWVVTGDGDALSIGGNHLIHALRRNVNVKILLFNNRIYGLTKGQYSPTSELGKITKSTPVGSADAPFNPLSLALGAEAGFVARTIDSDRKHLQSVLRAAAAHRGSAFVEIYQNCNIFNDGAFETLKDAGTRDEYLIRLEHGQPITFGDSCVVHPPGGFGLSVRPAASVDPSDIVVHDQTVADPAYAFALSRLPGLDLRNTPIGVFRAVTRPTYDEVLQRQVADARAAAAGTPEEQLTGLLHAGDTWTI; encoded by the coding sequence ATGGCTGAGCTGCTCAAACTCACCGCCAAGGACTTCAAGTCCGACCAGGAGGTGCGCTGGTGCCCCGGGTGCGGGGACTACGCGATCCTGGCCGCGGTGCAGGGCTTCATGCCGGAGCTGAACATTCCGCGCGAGCGGATCGTCTTCATCTCCGGCATCGGGTGCTCGTCCCGTTTCCCGTACTACATGAACACGTACGGCATGCACTCGATCCACGGCCGCGCGCCCGCGATCGCCACCGGGCTCGCCGCCACCCGTCCCGACCTGTCCATCTGGGTGGTGACCGGCGACGGCGACGCACTGTCCATCGGCGGCAACCACCTGATCCACGCGCTGCGCCGCAACGTCAACGTGAAGATCCTGCTGTTCAACAACCGGATCTACGGGCTGACCAAGGGGCAGTACTCGCCGACCTCCGAGCTGGGGAAGATCACCAAGTCGACGCCGGTCGGGTCCGCGGACGCGCCGTTCAACCCGCTGTCGCTGGCGCTCGGCGCGGAGGCCGGGTTCGTGGCCCGCACCATCGACTCGGACCGCAAGCACCTGCAGTCCGTGCTCCGCGCCGCCGCCGCGCACCGCGGCTCCGCGTTCGTGGAGATCTACCAGAACTGCAACATCTTCAACGACGGCGCGTTCGAAACCCTCAAGGACGCGGGTACGCGGGACGAGTACCTGATCCGGCTGGAGCACGGGCAGCCGATCACGTTCGGCGACTCGTGCGTGGTGCACCCGCCCGGCGGCTTCGGCCTCTCGGTGCGCCCGGCCGCCTCCGTGGACCCGTCCGACATCGTGGTGCACGACCAGACCGTGGCGGATCCGGCGTACGCGTTCGCGCTGTCCCGGCTGCCCGGCCTGGACCTGCGCAACACCCCGATCGGCGTGTTCCGCGCGGTCACCCGCCCCACCTACGACGAGGTGTTGCAACGGCAGGTCGCGGACGCCCGGGCCGCCGCGGCCGGCACCCCCGAGGAGCAGCTGACCGGCCTGCTGCACGCCGGCGACACCTGGACGATCTGA
- a CDS encoding phospholipase translates to MPLSLSADINPTVKRVGTVLVALLAVLAIASPAAAAVTPEQKAATLSSFTQTSVASYNAWNSARQNQGAWAEYGFDWSTDYCSSSPDNPLGFDFTLSCYRHDFGYRNYKAAGTFAANKSRLDSAFYEDLKRKCATYSSATRPACYSLAWVYYEAVVIFGSVSAVKQSDLDEAARLKAQGLKAEANAA, encoded by the coding sequence ATGCCCCTATCGCTGTCGGCTGACATCAACCCCACCGTCAAGAGGGTCGGCACCGTCCTGGTGGCGCTGCTGGCCGTGCTGGCGATCGCGAGTCCCGCCGCGGCGGCCGTGACGCCCGAGCAGAAGGCCGCGACGCTGTCCAGCTTCACCCAGACCAGCGTCGCCAGCTACAACGCCTGGAACTCGGCGCGCCAGAATCAGGGCGCCTGGGCGGAGTACGGGTTCGACTGGTCGACCGACTACTGCTCGTCCAGCCCGGACAACCCGCTCGGCTTCGACTTCACGCTCTCCTGCTACCGGCACGACTTCGGCTACCGGAACTACAAGGCCGCCGGTACGTTCGCCGCGAACAAGAGCCGCCTCGATTCGGCGTTCTACGAGGACCTCAAGCGCAAGTGCGCCACCTACTCGTCCGCGACCCGTCCGGCCTGCTACAGCCTGGCCTGGGTCTACTACGAGGCCGTGGTGATCTTCGGCTCGGTCTCCGCGGTGAAGCAGTCCGACCTGGACGAGGCCGCGAGGCTGAAGGCGCAGGGGCTCAAGGCGGAGGCGAACGCCGCCTGA
- a CDS encoding lytic transglycosylase domain-containing protein yields MTSAPAKPGDLGKAGDLGKAGDPGKAGATGQTGDPGKAGDLGATKTDLPAVEQPAMAGAAAFGLARLTRRRLRPPATPRHAAVPLNPLLRRFPAVHGMAQRSLDGAAAWRRSRWGRVTLPGLLLLALIGAAGAAGGVLVPVTAGAPVPTDPAPSPAEVVLPDAPIVPPATDLPMPPLVTDVPTVPVEPTPTATAAAPGARPADALAAWAQQVGAKVDIPPVAMQAYGYAEWVVGQRQPNCHLTWTTLAAIGRVESNHGRANGAALLPSGESEPAIYGLPLDGNGDRKLIPDTERGQLDGDTTYDRAVGSMQFIPTTWALWKADADNDGVTDPNDIDDAALAAGSYLCADGKDLSTTEDWWNAILTYNNVEPYAQSVYEAANDFGVRSRT; encoded by the coding sequence GTGACCAGCGCCCCCGCCAAACCCGGCGACCTCGGCAAGGCCGGCGACCTCGGCAAGGCCGGCGATCCCGGCAAGGCGGGTGCGACCGGGCAGACCGGCGATCCGGGCAAGGCCGGTGACCTCGGCGCTACGAAGACCGACCTTCCCGCCGTCGAGCAACCCGCCATGGCCGGCGCCGCCGCCTTCGGGCTGGCCCGGCTCACCCGCCGCCGGCTCCGCCCGCCGGCCACGCCCCGGCACGCCGCCGTCCCGCTCAATCCGCTGCTGCGGCGCTTCCCGGCCGTACACGGGATGGCACAGCGCTCGCTCGATGGTGCCGCCGCCTGGCGACGCAGCCGGTGGGGACGCGTGACGCTGCCCGGTCTGCTGCTGTTGGCGCTGATCGGCGCCGCGGGCGCGGCGGGCGGCGTCCTGGTCCCGGTGACCGCGGGCGCGCCGGTCCCGACCGACCCCGCCCCGTCCCCGGCCGAGGTCGTGCTCCCGGACGCGCCGATCGTGCCGCCGGCCACGGACCTGCCGATGCCACCGCTGGTCACGGACGTGCCCACGGTGCCGGTCGAGCCCACGCCGACCGCGACCGCCGCGGCGCCGGGTGCGCGACCGGCGGACGCGCTCGCGGCCTGGGCGCAGCAGGTCGGCGCGAAGGTCGACATCCCGCCGGTGGCGATGCAGGCCTACGGGTACGCGGAGTGGGTGGTCGGCCAGCGACAGCCGAACTGCCACCTGACCTGGACCACGCTGGCCGCGATCGGCCGGGTGGAGTCCAACCACGGCCGGGCGAACGGCGCGGCGCTGCTGCCGAGCGGCGAGTCGGAGCCGGCGATCTACGGGCTGCCGCTGGACGGCAACGGCGACCGTAAGCTGATCCCGGACACGGAGCGCGGGCAGTTGGACGGCGACACCACGTACGACCGGGCGGTCGGGTCGATGCAGTTCATCCCGACCACGTGGGCGCTGTGGAAGGCCGACGCGGACAACGACGGCGTCACCGACCCGAACGACATCGACGACGCCGCGCTGGCGGCCGGCAGCTACCTGTGCGCGGACGGCAAGGACCTGTCGACCACCGAGGATTGGTGGAACGCGATCCTCACCTACAACAACGTGGAGCCGTACGCGCAGTCGGTCTACGAGGCCGCGAACGACTTCGGCGTCCGCAGCCGCACCTGA
- a CDS encoding GNAT family N-acetyltransferase encodes MTVREWDPRTAPDSELASLLETLNAVLAADLPGDPPWRNDHLREYLVETMPSERRISWVAQDDDGSLTGMVNVLLLGGIGVLEVLVHPRVRRTGLARRMVATAARRVFAEGFSSVGVEVVGGTPAVAFFESLGFEREYVETRSVLQLSTVDWLALGEMARGIAAGYRVEYFPGGPPDDLLEAYAVAKAELRDSDNGDLDLRPSSYDARRLRESLNCLHRRGMRPHIVLAVHERTGAVAGLTEVVVPVQHPTRADQYDTIVVQDHRGYGIDRAIKARMLFELRSAEPRLTEVQTWNAQSNESMLKVNAELGFQPDREWCEYGADVGELVHRLEAV; translated from the coding sequence GTGACAGTGCGCGAGTGGGATCCCCGGACGGCGCCGGACAGCGAGCTGGCGTCCCTGCTGGAGACGCTGAACGCGGTGCTGGCGGCCGACCTGCCGGGCGATCCGCCGTGGCGCAACGACCACCTCCGGGAGTACCTGGTCGAGACCATGCCGAGCGAGCGGCGGATCTCCTGGGTCGCCCAGGACGACGACGGCAGCCTGACCGGCATGGTCAACGTGCTGCTGCTCGGCGGCATCGGCGTGCTGGAGGTGCTGGTCCACCCGCGGGTGCGCCGTACCGGGCTGGCCCGCCGGATGGTTGCCACGGCCGCGCGGCGCGTCTTCGCCGAGGGTTTCTCGTCGGTCGGCGTGGAGGTGGTCGGCGGCACCCCGGCGGTCGCGTTCTTCGAGTCGCTGGGCTTCGAGCGGGAGTACGTGGAGACCCGCAGCGTGCTGCAGTTGTCCACGGTGGACTGGCTGGCGCTGGGCGAGATGGCGCGCGGCATCGCGGCCGGCTACCGGGTGGAGTACTTCCCGGGCGGCCCGCCGGACGACCTGCTGGAGGCGTACGCGGTGGCCAAGGCCGAGCTGCGCGACAGTGACAACGGCGACCTGGACCTGCGCCCGAGCTCCTACGACGCGCGCCGGCTGCGGGAGAGTTTGAACTGCCTGCACCGCCGCGGGATGCGCCCGCACATCGTGCTGGCCGTGCACGAGAGGACCGGCGCGGTGGCGGGCCTGACCGAGGTGGTGGTGCCGGTGCAGCATCCGACGCGCGCGGACCAGTACGACACGATCGTCGTGCAGGACCATCGGGGGTACGGCATCGACCGGGCGATCAAGGCGCGCATGCTGTTCGAGCTGCGCTCCGCGGAGCCGCGGCTGACCGAGGTGCAGACGTGGAACGCGCAGTCCAACGAGTCCATGCTCAAGGTCAACGCGGAGCTCGGTTTCCAGCCCGACCGCGAGTGGTGCGAATACGGTGCCGATGTGGGCGAACTGGTCCACCGGCTGGAGGCGGTCTGA
- a CDS encoding XRE family transcriptional regulator has translation MGVYGLEGFPVAGLVRRARRMSDMSQRDMARWAEVSAGAVARVESQSLAPSVALLQRMLAVAGLHLVVVDPEGHIVQPMRVWDETYDGAERRYPAHLSTILDPRPGDWWGDQYGLARPPETFHRSRELRERQRRRSQWEVRVAKYRNDPPPPLWTVWVDEERPATGVGDGPLGLASG, from the coding sequence GTGGGGGTGTATGGGCTGGAGGGGTTTCCGGTTGCGGGGCTGGTGCGGCGGGCGCGGCGGATGTCGGATATGAGCCAGCGGGATATGGCGCGGTGGGCGGAGGTGTCGGCGGGGGCGGTGGCGCGGGTGGAGTCGCAGAGTCTGGCGCCGAGTGTGGCGTTGTTGCAGCGCATGCTGGCGGTGGCGGGGCTGCATCTGGTCGTCGTCGATCCGGAGGGGCACATTGTGCAGCCGATGCGGGTGTGGGACGAGACCTATGACGGGGCGGAGCGGCGTTATCCGGCGCACCTGTCGACGATTCTGGATCCGCGGCCGGGGGACTGGTGGGGGGACCAGTATGGGCTGGCGCGGCCGCCGGAGACGTTTCACCGGTCGCGGGAGCTGCGGGAGCGGCAGCGCAGGCGCAGTCAGTGGGAGGTGCGGGTGGCGAAGTACCGCAACGATCCGCCGCCGCCGTTGTGGACGGTGTGGGTGGATGAGGAGAGGCCCGCCACCGGGGTGGGTGACGGGCCTCTCGGTCTGGCTAGCGGCTAG
- a CDS encoding lamin tail domain-containing protein codes for MRPRLWRATLAGTVTAVAAAGLVPGVATAASPDLFISEYIEGSSNNKAIEIYNGTGAAVDLSAYALRLYFNGSTSFSSVPLSGTVANDDVFVLAHASANATILAAADQTSSASFYNGDDALVLVNGSTVVDSIGQVGVDPGTEWGTGLTSTADNTLRRLPSVTAGDTVIDDAFDPAAQWTGFDTDTVDGLGFHAADGGGPVDVPPVFSCPAISTVVGTAGSGAVTATDADDVITDLTVASPVAGITRTAFTPATAAGGTATATVGVAADVPAGTYPVTVTSTDAGGGTATCTVTVTVAEVLTVGQVQGATPDTGNARAHRSPLAPASGNGGSAGYHFVRGVVTQLAQARTSAGATTYGFFLQSRLGATDGDPRSADGIFVFMSTFTSLIGGYVPVVGDEVVLRARVSEYYDYTQLSSASLVSTVASGLDVNTAVAVTDARPPADLAAADRFWERHEGERMRVRSGAQTVSGRNVYPSTADAEVWLLDRDDPILKRTDQYARRVFRDAHPLDDVPGELFDNGNGSRIMIASMGVKAAANDSAALIPGAKTFDKLTGDAVGGLYYTFEKYAVQAEAVSFANGADPSKNNPPKPADRSSELAISSYNVENLYDFRDDPFDGCDFLGNTGCPGVSPPFDYVPANQAEYDAQLANLADQIITDLHSPDLILIEEAEDQDICTVTGGQLICGTTNNADGAPDTLQELALTVTRAGGPAYAAAYDRNGADARGITTAFLYRTDRLSLAPAAASDPVLGSAPAVQYRGAGLAGNADVQNPKALNAVLPADVDTSTGVDGSNVFTRAPQVGKFIVRAAPGSSDTYPLWAVANHYSSGPDSRVGQRREQAAYGAAIVDAIEAANAGAKVVYGGDLNVFPRPDDPIATAANPATSDQLGPLYESGLHNLYDDLLADAPSAAYSYSYEGQTQTLDHLFVNDALYADLIEMRAAHINADWSAEDASNGSRGSSDHDPQVARFHTRPSLTVADGQVSEGAKGTTPLAFTVSLSRATNKPVVVCATTLGITASAGSDYAPLIRCTTIAAGQTSTTFTVSVNGDRRKEADEKLTLLVAGVPGLRLSDPVAVGTIRNDD; via the coding sequence ATGCGCCCTCGGCTCTGGCGCGCCACGCTGGCCGGCACGGTCACCGCCGTGGCGGCGGCCGGCCTCGTGCCCGGCGTGGCGACCGCAGCGTCGCCCGACCTGTTCATCTCGGAATACATCGAAGGCAGCAGCAACAACAAGGCCATCGAGATCTACAACGGTACGGGCGCGGCGGTGGACCTCTCCGCGTACGCGCTCCGGCTGTACTTCAACGGCAGCACCTCGTTCAGCAGCGTGCCGCTGTCCGGCACCGTCGCGAACGACGACGTGTTCGTGCTGGCCCACGCGTCCGCGAACGCGACGATCCTGGCCGCCGCGGACCAGACGTCGAGCGCGAGCTTCTACAACGGCGACGACGCGCTCGTGCTGGTCAACGGCTCCACCGTGGTCGACTCGATCGGCCAGGTGGGCGTCGACCCGGGCACCGAGTGGGGCACCGGCCTGACCAGCACCGCGGACAACACGCTGCGCCGGCTGCCGAGCGTGACCGCGGGCGACACGGTGATCGACGACGCGTTCGACCCGGCGGCGCAGTGGACCGGGTTCGACACGGACACCGTGGACGGTCTCGGCTTCCACGCGGCGGACGGCGGCGGCCCGGTGGACGTACCGCCGGTGTTCTCCTGCCCGGCGATCTCCACCGTGGTCGGCACGGCCGGCAGCGGCGCGGTCACCGCGACCGACGCGGACGACGTGATCACCGACCTGACCGTGGCCAGCCCGGTCGCGGGCATCACCCGGACCGCGTTCACGCCGGCGACCGCCGCGGGCGGCACCGCGACCGCCACCGTGGGGGTGGCCGCGGACGTGCCGGCCGGCACCTACCCGGTCACGGTCACCTCGACCGACGCCGGCGGCGGCACCGCGACCTGCACGGTCACCGTGACCGTCGCCGAGGTGCTGACCGTGGGCCAGGTGCAGGGCGCCACGCCGGACACCGGCAACGCGCGCGCCCACCGTTCGCCGCTGGCGCCCGCGTCCGGTAACGGCGGCAGCGCGGGATACCACTTCGTGCGCGGCGTGGTCACGCAGCTGGCCCAGGCGCGCACGTCGGCCGGCGCCACCACGTACGGCTTCTTCCTGCAGAGCCGGCTGGGCGCGACCGACGGCGACCCGCGCAGCGCGGACGGCATCTTCGTCTTCATGAGCACGTTCACGTCGCTGATCGGCGGCTACGTGCCGGTCGTCGGCGACGAGGTGGTGCTGCGCGCCCGCGTCTCCGAGTACTACGACTACACGCAGCTGAGCAGCGCCTCGCTGGTCAGCACGGTGGCGTCCGGCCTGGACGTGAACACCGCGGTCGCCGTCACCGACGCCCGCCCGCCGGCCGACCTGGCCGCCGCGGACCGGTTCTGGGAGCGGCACGAGGGCGAGCGGATGCGCGTGCGGTCCGGCGCGCAGACGGTCAGCGGCCGCAACGTGTACCCGTCCACCGCGGACGCCGAGGTGTGGCTGCTCGACCGGGACGACCCGATCCTGAAGCGCACCGACCAGTACGCGCGCCGCGTGTTCCGGGACGCGCACCCGCTGGACGACGTGCCCGGCGAGCTGTTCGACAACGGCAACGGCAGCCGCATCATGATCGCCAGCATGGGTGTGAAGGCGGCCGCGAACGACAGCGCCGCGCTGATCCCGGGCGCGAAGACGTTCGACAAGCTCACCGGCGACGCGGTCGGCGGCCTCTACTACACGTTCGAGAAGTACGCGGTGCAGGCCGAGGCGGTCTCGTTCGCCAACGGCGCGGACCCGTCGAAGAACAACCCGCCGAAGCCGGCCGACCGCTCCTCCGAGCTGGCGATCTCGTCGTACAACGTGGAGAACCTCTACGACTTCCGCGACGACCCGTTCGACGGCTGCGACTTCCTCGGCAACACCGGCTGCCCCGGCGTGTCCCCGCCGTTCGACTACGTGCCGGCGAACCAGGCCGAGTACGACGCGCAGCTGGCCAACCTCGCCGACCAGATCATCACGGACCTGCACTCGCCGGACCTGATCCTGATCGAGGAGGCCGAGGACCAGGACATCTGCACCGTGACCGGCGGCCAGTTGATCTGCGGCACCACGAACAACGCGGACGGCGCGCCCGACACGCTGCAGGAGCTGGCGCTGACCGTCACCCGCGCGGGCGGCCCGGCCTACGCCGCCGCGTACGACCGGAACGGCGCGGACGCGCGCGGCATCACCACCGCGTTCCTCTACCGCACGGACCGGCTGTCGCTGGCCCCGGCCGCCGCGAGCGACCCGGTCCTCGGCTCGGCTCCCGCCGTCCAGTACCGCGGCGCGGGCCTGGCCGGCAACGCCGACGTGCAGAACCCGAAGGCGCTGAACGCGGTCCTGCCCGCCGACGTGGACACGTCCACCGGCGTGGACGGCTCCAACGTCTTCACCCGGGCCCCGCAGGTCGGCAAGTTCATCGTGCGGGCCGCCCCCGGCTCGTCCGACACGTATCCGCTCTGGGCGGTGGCGAACCACTACTCGTCCGGCCCGGACAGCCGCGTGGGCCAGCGCCGCGAGCAGGCCGCGTACGGTGCCGCGATCGTCGACGCGATCGAGGCCGCGAACGCCGGCGCCAAGGTCGTCTACGGCGGGGACCTGAACGTGTTCCCGCGCCCCGACGACCCGATCGCCACCGCCGCGAACCCGGCCACGTCGGACCAGCTCGGCCCGCTGTACGAGTCCGGCCTGCACAACCTGTACGACGACCTGCTGGCGGACGCGCCGTCCGCCGCCTACTCGTACTCGTACGAGGGCCAGACCCAGACGCTGGACCACCTCTTCGTCAACGACGCGCTCTACGCCGACCTGATCGAGATGCGCGCCGCCCACATCAACGCGGACTGGTCCGCCGAGGACGCCTCGAACGGCTCCCGTGGCAGCAGCGACCACGACCCGCAGGTCGCCCGCTTCCACACCCGCCCGTCGCTGACCGTCGCGGACGGGCAGGTCAGCGAGGGCGCCAAGGGCACCACGCCGCTGGCGTTCACGGTGTCCCTGTCCCGCGCCACCAACAAGCCGGTCGTCGTCTGCGCCACCACGCTGGGCATCACCGCCTCGGCCGGCTCGGACTACGCCCCGCTGATCCGCTGCACCACCATCGCCGCCGGTCAGACCAGCACCACGTTCACGGTCTCGGTCAACGGCGACCGCCGCAAGGAGGCCGACGAGAAGCTCACGCTGCTCGTCGCCGGCGTGCCCGGCCTGCGCCTCAGCGACCCGGTCGCCGTCGGCACCATCCGCAACGACGACTGA